Proteins encoded within one genomic window of Gloeobacter kilaueensis JS1:
- the gatA gene encoding Asp-tRNA(Asn)/Glu-tRNA(Gln) amidotransferase subunit GatA, which produces MATIAELRAQVTGKERSAVELTRQYLQQAEQLDTKVKAFLRFTPERALAQAEAVDARIARGEEVGLLAGVPVAVKDNLCMTGIPTTCGSKILENYQPPYESTVTRRLEAQGAVIIGKTNLDEFAMGSSTENSAYGPSRNPWDLSRVPGGSSGGSAVAVAASQVVASLGSDTGGSIRQPASFCGVIGLKPTYGLVSRYGLVAFASSLDQIGPFARTVEDTALVLQAIAGHDPLDSTSLKVEVPDYRRALKGGLKGFKVGFVKEFFGDGLDPDVADAVFEAIETLRDLGAQIQEISCPRFRHGLSTYYIIATSEASANLARYDGVKYGLRDREADALVPMYGRTRDEGFGNEVKRRIMLGTYALSAGYYDAFYLKAQKVRTLIKQDFLDAFAQVDVLVGPTSPSTAFAFGDKVNDPLSMYLSDICTIPLNLGGVAGASVPCGFDSKGLPIGLQIMAGALEESKLLRAAYAYEQATDWHKRTPKLAQ; this is translated from the coding sequence ATGGCCACGATTGCTGAATTGCGGGCACAGGTGACGGGCAAGGAGCGCTCGGCGGTCGAACTGACCCGGCAATACCTGCAGCAGGCCGAACAACTCGACACAAAGGTAAAGGCTTTTTTGCGCTTTACCCCCGAGCGGGCCCTCGCCCAGGCCGAGGCCGTCGATGCCAGGATAGCCCGTGGCGAGGAGGTCGGGCTACTGGCGGGTGTGCCGGTGGCGGTCAAGGACAACCTCTGCATGACCGGCATCCCGACCACCTGCGGCTCCAAAATTCTCGAAAATTACCAGCCTCCCTACGAATCGACGGTCACCCGCCGCCTCGAAGCCCAGGGAGCGGTGATCATCGGCAAGACCAACCTCGACGAATTTGCGATGGGCTCTTCCACCGAAAATTCGGCCTACGGCCCGAGCCGCAACCCCTGGGATCTAAGCCGGGTGCCGGGTGGCTCCTCCGGCGGCTCGGCTGTGGCGGTGGCCGCTTCCCAGGTGGTGGCCTCCTTAGGCTCCGACACTGGCGGCTCGATTCGCCAGCCCGCCTCCTTCTGCGGCGTGATTGGCCTCAAGCCCACCTACGGCCTGGTCTCCCGCTACGGCCTGGTCGCCTTTGCCTCCTCGCTCGATCAGATCGGTCCTTTTGCGCGCACGGTCGAGGACACGGCCCTGGTGCTCCAGGCGATCGCCGGTCACGACCCGCTCGATTCGACCAGCCTCAAAGTCGAGGTGCCCGACTACCGCCGGGCGCTCAAAGGCGGCCTCAAAGGCTTTAAAGTGGGCTTTGTCAAAGAATTTTTTGGCGACGGCCTCGATCCGGATGTGGCGGACGCCGTCTTCGAGGCGATCGAGACGCTGCGGGATCTGGGAGCCCAGATTCAAGAAATCAGTTGCCCGCGCTTCCGGCACGGCCTTTCGACCTATTACATCATCGCTACCTCCGAGGCGTCCGCCAACCTCGCCCGCTACGACGGGGTCAAGTACGGCCTGCGCGACCGCGAGGCCGACGCCCTGGTGCCGATGTATGGCCGCACCCGCGACGAGGGCTTCGGCAACGAGGTCAAGCGCCGGATCATGCTGGGCACCTACGCGCTTTCTGCCGGTTACTACGACGCCTTTTATCTCAAGGCCCAGAAGGTGCGCACGCTCATCAAGCAGGACTTTCTCGACGCCTTTGCCCAGGTCGATGTGCTGGTCGGTCCCACTTCCCCCAGCACCGCCTTCGCCTTCGGCGACAAAGTTAACGACCCGCTCAGCATGTACCTCTCGGACATCTGCACGATCCCGCTCAACCTCGGCGGGGTGGCCGGGGCGAGCGTTCCCTGCGGCTTCGACAGCAAGGGGCTACCGATCGGCCTGCAGATCATGGCAGGTGCCCTCGAAGAGAGCAAGCTCCTGCGCGCCGCCTACGCCTACGAGCAGGCCACCGACTGGCACAAGCGCACCCCCAAACTCGCCCAGTGA
- a CDS encoding pyruvate dehydrogenase complex E1 component subunit beta, protein MAVKLFFEALHDALQEEMRRDPNVYVLGEDVGHYGGSYKVTKDLHKEFGDLRLLDTPICENAFTGMAVGSAMCGLRPVIEGMNMGFLLLAFNQIANNGGMLRYTSGGQFKIPIVVRGPGGVGRQLGAEHSQRLEGYFNNVPGLKIVHTSTVYNAKGLLKSAIRDDNPVMFFEHVLLYNLKEEIPDEEYLLPLDKAEIVRPGRDVTILTYGRMRHHCTQALGALIESDIDPEIIDLISLKPLDLETIGASVKKTHRVVIVEEDMKSGGVGAEIVASIDEHFFDYLDAPVVRLASKDVPVPYNGRMEAAVIPQPEDIVRTVENLLSLQPA, encoded by the coding sequence ATGGCAGTCAAACTTTTTTTTGAAGCCCTCCACGACGCGCTCCAGGAGGAGATGCGCCGCGACCCCAATGTTTATGTGCTGGGCGAGGATGTCGGCCACTACGGCGGCTCCTACAAAGTCACCAAAGACCTGCACAAAGAATTTGGCGACCTGCGTTTGCTCGACACGCCCATCTGTGAGAACGCCTTTACTGGTATGGCGGTCGGTTCGGCGATGTGCGGTCTTAGGCCCGTGATCGAGGGGATGAACATGGGCTTTTTGCTTCTGGCCTTCAACCAGATCGCCAACAACGGCGGCATGTTGCGCTACACCAGCGGCGGCCAGTTCAAGATCCCGATCGTCGTGCGCGGTCCGGGCGGCGTCGGGCGGCAGTTGGGAGCCGAGCACTCCCAGCGGCTCGAAGGTTACTTCAACAACGTTCCTGGCCTCAAGATCGTCCACACCTCGACCGTCTACAACGCCAAGGGCTTATTAAAATCGGCGATCCGCGACGACAACCCGGTGATGTTCTTCGAGCACGTGCTTCTGTACAACCTCAAAGAAGAGATCCCCGACGAGGAGTACCTCCTGCCCCTCGACAAAGCGGAGATCGTCCGTCCGGGCCGGGATGTGACGATTCTTACCTATGGCCGGATGCGCCACCACTGCACCCAGGCGCTGGGAGCTTTGATCGAGAGCGACATCGACCCTGAAATTATCGACCTCATCTCACTCAAGCCCCTCGATCTAGAGACGATCGGCGCATCGGTCAAAAAGACCCACCGGGTCGTGATCGTCGAGGAGGACATGAAGTCCGGCGGCGTCGGCGCTGAGATCGTCGCCTCGATCGACGAGCACTTTTTTGACTACCTCGATGCGCCGGTGGTGCGCCTCGCCTCCAAGGACGTGCCGGTGCCCTACAACGGTCGGATGGAAGCGGCGGTGATCCCCCAGCCGGAGGACATCGTGCGCACCGTCGAGAACCTGCTCAGCCTGCAACCGGCTTAA
- a CDS encoding iron uptake porin produces MKSSVCAAMAALLVAVNQAAAGAQTVPAADSLQDVQPGQWAYGALQHLIETYRADNADLERAFDSHEPLTRYEFAVGLNQVLGRMNGELSGGKEVTRADLEAVSRLQQEYRPMLASMEGRIEALETRIARLQAESFSPIVKMSGAVYVGLSAGTAARDLSPTPLNRSGAFEEEYGLDNPDYGSEDGSTAARRSSGQVPLSLAVRTDFKLTASFTGRDLLEILIRGEAGSSATSAYGGGRIFNFAGSNTDLSGEPGNPTPSVLARVAIDEFYYNFPIGSGDVRLIVGPRLEPREFIGRSAIADINATAFLRHSFQSNPLEFLPRGEEKGSGAALDWYASESLSVRAAYMALKGGQNRAEGGPFAGGLFGGDNQFLAEVEFRPADNLTLQLLYNRASRNGGFGATGTVLDEVPETFANLITGGAPGVANALALSVDWQISNDVGINGRLGYGLVTNGGQAGDARISSWSTALVIGRVFGSVADRIGVAIGQPIHIYAPGAGLLADTGTQTNFELFYQYALSDRITIKPDLQLISQPGNVYTNPLLTVGSVVGILRF; encoded by the coding sequence GTGAAGTCGAGCGTGTGCGCAGCGATGGCCGCTTTGCTGGTGGCGGTCAACCAGGCGGCAGCAGGTGCCCAGACGGTTCCGGCGGCGGACAGTCTGCAGGACGTGCAGCCGGGCCAGTGGGCCTACGGCGCGCTGCAGCATCTCATCGAGACCTACCGGGCGGACAACGCCGATCTTGAGCGGGCCTTCGACAGCCATGAGCCGCTCACCCGCTACGAGTTTGCGGTCGGCCTCAATCAGGTACTGGGCCGAATGAACGGCGAGCTGAGCGGCGGCAAGGAGGTAACCCGCGCCGATCTGGAGGCGGTAAGCCGCCTGCAGCAGGAGTACCGGCCCATGCTCGCCTCGATGGAAGGGCGCATCGAAGCGCTCGAGACGCGCATCGCCCGACTGCAGGCCGAGTCGTTCTCGCCCATCGTCAAGATGAGCGGGGCGGTCTACGTCGGTCTTTCCGCCGGTACGGCGGCGCGGGATCTCTCGCCCACGCCCCTCAACCGCAGCGGTGCCTTCGAGGAGGAGTACGGCCTCGACAATCCCGACTACGGCAGCGAGGACGGCAGCACCGCCGCCCGCCGTAGCAGTGGCCAGGTGCCGCTGTCGCTCGCCGTGCGCACCGACTTCAAACTCACCGCCAGCTTTACGGGCCGCGATTTACTGGAAATTTTGATTCGCGGCGAGGCGGGCAGCTCGGCCACCAGCGCCTACGGCGGTGGCCGGATCTTCAACTTCGCCGGTTCTAACACCGACTTGAGCGGTGAGCCGGGCAATCCGACCCCGAGTGTGCTCGCTCGGGTGGCGATCGACGAATTTTATTACAACTTCCCGATTGGCTCAGGGGATGTGCGCCTCATCGTCGGTCCCCGCCTCGAACCGCGTGAATTTATTGGCCGCAGTGCGATCGCCGACATCAACGCGACGGCCTTCCTGCGCCACAGCTTCCAGAGCAACCCCCTCGAATTTTTGCCGCGCGGCGAGGAGAAAGGTTCGGGGGCAGCCCTCGACTGGTACGCCTCGGAATCCCTAAGCGTGCGCGCCGCCTACATGGCCCTCAAAGGCGGACAGAACCGGGCGGAGGGCGGACCCTTCGCCGGGGGACTTTTTGGCGGCGACAACCAGTTTCTCGCCGAAGTCGAATTTCGCCCCGCCGACAACCTGACGCTGCAGTTGCTCTACAACCGGGCGAGCCGCAACGGCGGCTTTGGCGCAACGGGCACGGTGCTCGACGAGGTGCCCGAGACCTTTGCCAATCTGATTACCGGCGGTGCTCCCGGCGTCGCCAACGCCCTCGCTTTGAGCGTCGATTGGCAGATCAGCAACGACGTGGGCATCAACGGCAGGCTGGGCTATGGCCTCGTCACCAACGGCGGCCAGGCGGGCGACGCCCGCATCAGCAGCTGGTCAACGGCGCTGGTGATTGGCCGGGTCTTTGGCAGCGTCGCCGACCGCATCGGCGTCGCCATCGGCCAGCCGATTCACATTTACGCTCCTGGGGCGGGCCTGCTCGCTGATACCGGCACCCAGACCAACTTCGAGCTTTTTTATCAGTACGCCCTCAGCGACCGGATCACGATCAAGCCCGACTTGCAACTGATTTCCCAGCCGGGCAACGTCTACACCAACCCACTGCTCACCGTCGGCAGCGTCGTCGGCATTCTGCGCTTTTGA
- a CDS encoding di-heme oxidoredictase family protein, translating into MPKQNIAPPLAALLLLGTLAVAGHSLAGGLDYGDQPAIAPDIDTDQDKVDAGRYTFAQLFARGSSLFQAPFNRLDGHGDPRRAHLRPGSPFFRFRGLDSQSCLECHNNTGLSASLQSKADSDGGAGGFVATAFKLSGVSPGAASRGTFRNPPSSFGSGYIELLAREMSAELREERKRALAAAKATGRPQSVPLVAKGVFFGRLTARPNGQIDGRQVAGVDRDLTVRPFGWKGHSHSIRAMTLEAADFHFGMEPSEVAGRGVDNDGDGVKDELSAGNVSAIVLYVAFLRVPQQDTAELNEEAIARGERLFGTAGCATCHVPALPLADSLYKIEDPFYPDRGFARDLTDHRGNPSAAVPQLRRKKNGELVVPLFSDLKRHDLGPTLAEEIPTLSTGGEYIPGRQFRTPPLWGVGDTGPWLHDGRATTLSDAIAAHGGEATASRRRFIALSEADRRAIVEFLKSLRIPETTR; encoded by the coding sequence ATGCCAAAGCAAAACATTGCCCCGCCCCTCGCCGCCCTCCTCCTGCTGGGCACCCTTGCCGTCGCCGGGCACAGTCTGGCCGGTGGCCTCGACTACGGCGATCAACCGGCGATTGCCCCCGACATCGACACCGATCAAGACAAGGTAGACGCCGGGCGCTACACCTTTGCCCAGTTGTTTGCGCGGGGCTCAAGCCTCTTTCAGGCTCCCTTCAATCGCCTCGACGGCCACGGCGATCCAAGGCGCGCCCACCTGCGGCCCGGCAGTCCCTTCTTTCGCTTCCGGGGGCTCGACTCGCAGTCCTGCCTCGAATGCCACAACAACACCGGCCTGAGTGCGAGCCTGCAGTCGAAGGCCGACTCCGACGGCGGGGCCGGGGGCTTCGTCGCCACCGCCTTCAAACTCTCAGGCGTCTCGCCGGGGGCAGCGAGCCGGGGCACCTTCCGCAACCCGCCCTCCTCCTTCGGCAGCGGTTATATCGAGCTATTGGCCCGCGAGATGAGCGCCGAATTGCGCGAAGAGCGCAAGCGTGCCCTCGCCGCTGCAAAAGCGACCGGTCGGCCCCAGAGCGTGCCGCTGGTTGCCAAGGGCGTCTTTTTTGGCCGGCTCACCGCCCGGCCCAACGGCCAGATCGATGGGCGTCAGGTCGCAGGCGTCGATCGCGACCTCACGGTGCGGCCCTTTGGCTGGAAGGGGCACAGCCATTCGATTCGGGCGATGACCCTGGAGGCGGCGGATTTTCACTTTGGCATGGAGCCCAGCGAAGTCGCAGGCAGGGGCGTAGACAACGACGGCGACGGCGTCAAAGACGAACTGAGCGCCGGCAACGTCTCGGCAATCGTGCTCTACGTGGCCTTCCTGCGCGTGCCCCAGCAGGATACGGCGGAACTGAACGAGGAGGCCATAGCGCGGGGCGAACGGCTCTTCGGCACTGCCGGGTGTGCCACCTGCCACGTTCCGGCCCTCCCCCTCGCCGATTCGCTCTACAAGATCGAAGATCCGTTTTACCCGGATCGCGGCTTTGCAAGGGATCTTACCGATCACCGGGGCAACCCGAGCGCGGCGGTGCCCCAGTTGCGCCGCAAAAAAAATGGCGAACTGGTCGTGCCGCTTTTTAGCGACCTCAAGCGCCACGACCTCGGCCCCACTCTGGCGGAGGAGATCCCCACTTTGAGTACCGGCGGCGAGTATATTCCGGGCAGGCAGTTTCGCACCCCGCCCCTCTGGGGGGTGGGCGACACCGGACCCTGGCTGCACGACGGACGGGCCACCACCCTCAGCGACGCCATTGCCGCCCACGGCGGCGAGGCGACCGCCAGCCGCAGGCGCTTTATCGCCCTGAGCGAAGCCGACCGCCGGGCGATAGTCGAATTTCTCAAGTCCCTGCGGATTCCGGAGACGACCCGCTGA
- the pdhA gene encoding pyruvate dehydrogenase (acetyl-transferring) E1 component subunit alpha, whose translation MVQEKLPPTRFALDRQEALILYRDMILGRTFEDTCARMYYRGKMFGFVHLYNGQEAVSTGVIKSMRSDDYVCSTYRDHVHALSTGLTPRSVMAELFGKATGCSKGRGGSMHLFSAEHNFLGGYAFVAEGIPVATGAAFAAKYRGTDQVTACFFGDGASNNGQFFECLNMAALWNLPILYVVENNLWSIGMYHPRASSITDIYRKADAFGIPGVRVDGMDVLAVRDVAKEAIQRARAGEGPTLIECTTYRFRGHSLADPDELRDPAEKEFWRQQDPIPRLAAFIAEQGFAGPDELKLIDQEIRSEVEEAVVFAEESPEPPVDELYRFQFAEDE comes from the coding sequence ATGGTCCAAGAAAAATTACCCCCCACGCGCTTTGCGCTCGATCGCCAGGAAGCTTTGATTCTTTATCGCGACATGATCCTCGGTCGCACCTTCGAGGATACCTGTGCCCGGATGTACTACCGGGGCAAGATGTTTGGCTTTGTTCATCTTTATAACGGTCAGGAAGCGGTTTCGACCGGTGTGATCAAGTCGATGCGGTCCGACGACTACGTTTGCAGCACCTACCGCGACCACGTCCACGCCCTTTCGACGGGACTGACGCCCCGCTCGGTGATGGCGGAACTGTTCGGCAAGGCGACCGGTTGCTCGAAGGGCCGGGGCGGCTCGATGCACCTGTTTTCGGCGGAGCACAACTTTTTGGGCGGCTACGCCTTTGTCGCCGAGGGGATTCCGGTAGCGACCGGCGCGGCCTTTGCCGCCAAGTACCGGGGCACCGACCAGGTGACCGCCTGTTTTTTTGGCGACGGAGCCAGCAACAACGGCCAGTTCTTTGAATGCCTGAACATGGCGGCGCTCTGGAATCTGCCCATCCTCTACGTCGTCGAGAACAACCTCTGGTCGATCGGCATGTACCACCCCCGCGCCTCCTCGATCACCGATATCTACCGCAAGGCCGACGCCTTCGGCATTCCGGGGGTGCGGGTAGACGGAATGGACGTGCTCGCCGTGCGCGATGTGGCCAAAGAGGCGATCCAGCGCGCCCGCGCCGGCGAAGGGCCGACGCTCATCGAATGCACCACCTACCGCTTCCGGGGCCACTCCCTCGCCGATCCGGACGAGTTGCGCGATCCAGCCGAAAAAGAGTTCTGGCGTCAGCAAGACCCGATCCCGCGCCTCGCCGCCTTTATCGCCGAGCAGGGCTTCGCCGGTCCCGACGAATTGAAGCTCATCGATCAGGAGATCCGATCCGAGGTCGAGGAGGCGGTCGTCTTTGCCGAGGAGTCGCCGGAGCCGCCGGTGGACGAGCTGTATCGCTTTCAGTTTGCAGAGGACGAGTAA
- a CDS encoding metal-dependent hydrolase, which produces MNGGTHVAIANLSYLTLGLVAQSQTGMDLPVDWTHVAVVSLSGVFADIDCPTAWLGLQIPLLGRLLERALGRRGWTHTFWAALAFSLPWSLIDRSLALAALAGYLSHLLGDSLTWPGLLPWRPLRLPFGIVLFRNGSFWDVVIGMSAIIGSWICLVHRVGSAAARAIQDPLTWGMILLLVALLPGWLLSTTIRRI; this is translated from the coding sequence ATGAATGGCGGCACCCATGTAGCCATTGCCAACCTGAGTTATCTGACTTTGGGCCTGGTGGCCCAGAGCCAGACGGGCATGGATTTGCCGGTCGATTGGACCCATGTGGCGGTGGTCTCGCTGTCGGGGGTATTCGCTGACATCGATTGCCCGACCGCCTGGCTCGGGCTGCAGATCCCGCTTTTAGGACGTTTGCTGGAGCGCGCTTTGGGCCGGCGCGGCTGGACGCACACGTTCTGGGCGGCTCTGGCGTTCAGTCTGCCGTGGTCGCTCATCGACCGGAGCCTTGCCCTCGCCGCCCTGGCAGGCTATCTTTCACATCTTTTGGGAGACAGTTTGACCTGGCCGGGGCTGTTGCCCTGGCGGCCTCTGCGCCTGCCCTTTGGCATTGTTCTCTTTCGCAACGGCAGTTTTTGGGATGTCGTGATCGGGATGAGCGCGATTATTGGCAGCTGGATCTGCCTGGTGCATCGGGTCGGCTCCGCCGCCGCCCGCGCTATTCAAGATCCGCTGACCTGGGGGATGATTCTGCTGTTGGTGGCGCTGTTGCCCGGCTGGCTGCTCTCGACGACGATTCGCCGCATCTAG
- a CDS encoding iron uptake porin gives MKTLPHVLLYGLLALGLSATALRAEEELPVLSLDAIEGRPSEEAAARAELGGEAVAQAAVNDLDDVPPEHWAYRAVQNLSAHHPILKGEADGRFGGSRPLSRYEFALGLRAFLQQVDELVAESKSERVSREEFNTLEQLRLSFATELSVLKGRVRSLENQAKRLEGEQFSITAKLAGNIVMAVNGGNAGGTIFAAGAANGSTGGARLLLGAFSVADAQAAQHNPNIVAASSDGSIGVIGGLTHQENNIPGNVNNVTFIARTRLNLLTSFTGDDLLQVRLGGVAGTDPAFATYYFGGLSYGGDAGDFKGRMLLDFDKIQYSSTAFGPNFRYYVGPALDPRDIVDRNSFAGNDLTDFSSTFFTRNRLLLGVVGNTPGQNPILETSPGFGFDWQISPAVALRAVYNAGEGGLARSFGRGGVTGDLNQIVGELEIQPAPNLAVRLQYSRYTVPLFFVGIDPANAVIQPEDVPLVGNAATSVFAFNAEWAASPGLGLFARYATANTNLGDNGLLGGSGTAASSMWQLGAVFAGLGGPKNALGLAVGQPTHVFSATGSIDPSRALGSTSPAAGTATPLTADSGSETDVELFWRLAIDERLSVTPDLQFIFAPHSVAVNPLFINAALRAVFTF, from the coding sequence ATGAAAACACTGCCCCACGTCCTGCTCTACGGATTGTTGGCTCTCGGGCTGAGTGCTACGGCGCTGCGGGCAGAGGAAGAATTGCCCGTGCTCAGCCTCGATGCGATCGAGGGCCGCCCTTCGGAGGAAGCGGCGGCGAGGGCGGAACTCGGCGGCGAGGCGGTGGCCCAGGCGGCGGTGAACGACCTCGACGACGTGCCGCCGGAGCACTGGGCGTACCGGGCCGTCCAAAACCTCAGCGCCCACCACCCGATCCTCAAGGGCGAAGCGGATGGCCGCTTCGGCGGGAGCCGTCCTCTCAGCCGCTACGAATTTGCCCTTGGCCTGCGCGCCTTTTTGCAGCAGGTCGATGAGCTGGTGGCCGAGAGCAAAAGCGAGCGGGTGAGCCGCGAGGAATTCAACACCCTCGAACAGTTGCGCCTGAGCTTTGCGACCGAATTGAGCGTGCTCAAAGGCCGGGTGCGTTCGCTCGAAAACCAGGCAAAGCGCCTGGAAGGCGAGCAATTTTCGATCACCGCCAAACTCGCCGGCAACATCGTGATGGCGGTCAACGGCGGCAACGCCGGGGGAACGATCTTTGCGGCGGGGGCGGCGAACGGTTCGACAGGCGGGGCGCGGCTTCTGTTGGGGGCGTTCTCGGTGGCCGACGCCCAGGCCGCCCAGCACAACCCGAACATCGTGGCGGCGAGCAGCGACGGCAGCATCGGGGTGATCGGCGGCCTCACCCACCAGGAAAACAATATTCCCGGCAATGTCAACAACGTCACTTTTATTGCCCGCACCCGTCTGAACCTGCTCACCAGCTTCACCGGCGACGACCTATTGCAGGTGCGGCTGGGAGGGGTGGCGGGCACCGACCCGGCCTTCGCCACCTACTACTTCGGCGGCCTCTCCTACGGCGGCGATGCGGGAGATTTTAAGGGCCGCATGCTGCTCGACTTCGACAAGATCCAGTACAGCAGCACCGCCTTTGGCCCCAACTTTCGCTACTACGTTGGCCCGGCCCTCGACCCGCGCGATATCGTCGATCGCAACAGCTTCGCAGGCAACGATCTCACCGACTTTTCCTCGACATTTTTTACCCGCAACCGGCTCCTGTTGGGCGTGGTGGGCAACACTCCCGGCCAGAACCCAATTCTTGAAACCAGCCCCGGCTTTGGCTTCGACTGGCAAATCAGCCCGGCGGTGGCTCTTCGGGCCGTCTACAACGCGGGCGAGGGCGGCCTTGCCCGCAGCTTTGGCCGGGGTGGGGTGACGGGCGATCTCAACCAGATCGTCGGTGAACTGGAGATCCAGCCTGCCCCCAACCTGGCGGTGCGGCTGCAGTACAGCCGTTACACGGTGCCGCTCTTTTTTGTGGGCATCGACCCGGCCAACGCGGTGATCCAGCCCGAGGACGTGCCGCTCGTGGGCAACGCTGCGACCAGTGTCTTTGCCTTCAACGCCGAGTGGGCCGCCTCCCCTGGACTCGGCCTTTTTGCCCGCTACGCCACCGCCAACACCAATCTGGGCGACAACGGCCTTTTGGGCGGCAGCGGCACGGCGGCGAGCAGCATGTGGCAGTTGGGCGCTGTCTTTGCCGGTCTGGGTGGGCCGAAAAACGCCCTGGGCCTCGCCGTGGGCCAGCCCACCCACGTCTTCAGCGCCACCGGCAGCATCGATCCGAGCCGGGCGCTCGGTTCTACCAGTCCCGCCGCCGGTACCGCCACACCGCTCACCGCCGACAGCGGCAGCGAGACCGATGTCGAGCTGTTCTGGCGACTTGCCATCGATGAGCGCCTGAGCGTCACCCCGGATCTGCAGTTCATCTTTGCCCCCCACAGCGTCGCGGTCAATCCGCTGTTTATCAACGCGGCGCTGCGGGCGGTATTCACCTTCTGA